From the genome of Oryza glaberrima chromosome 1, OglaRS2, whole genome shotgun sequence:
TCTTACTACTCACACATTGTGAAAGGTAGAAACAACTATAACCTAGTTCTGTGGGTCCACCTTACTACCTACTTGATAAACATACATTGATGATGCCCTAATATGAGCCAACTCCACTCTAGCACTTTGCACGTCAAcaagaaataagttcattttaacttccttaaaagtgacccgaatctaatccgtgactcTTAATTAtaataccggatatctcgactcctcaactattaaaaccgacATAATTTGACtctctcggcggttttggaaagcagtttcgctgacgtgacgcATATGTGACGGCATTGACTTGGTATTCCTTCCACGTGACGCTTATGTGCCGttgaaatttaaaaagataTGTGTGGAacccatttatcattcacacaaaaataaatataggacccactgacatgtggagcccatGTGTCATCCTCTtgccttcccttcttcctctctctctttctttgccttcccttcttcttcctctctctctctttctctccccacGCCGACGTCATGGATCCCCGACTAcccgtcgccggcgcctccacctcgccaccgccaaCGCCCTCCCGGCGTCGTCCTCCCCGAACGACCGTGCGCACGTCTCGTGACCGGTGTCGAGGGGAGCGGCCAGGCATAGAGGCATGGAGCTGGTCGTGCTCGTGCGCACGATGCGAACGGATGCGGTGGTGGATGCCgaccaccgccactgccgccgcgtTGGATGAGGGGTTCGGCGGCCCCGCGGCGGAGAAACTGGCCACCGAGATGCTCTGGCTCGGGCGGAAGATGGCCGAGTGCGGCGCCGCCCGttcggccgccgcgtcgcgtcTCGTCGCCGAGTGCTCTCGGTCGGCGGCGGATCGCTCCACGGTGCTCCTCCTGCCGTCCCGTGGCGGAGGCGCGGGCCCTGACAGTGCTCTGAAGGACAAGGGTCAAACTACGCGGTGCCGGTGGAGGTGACGACGGGGTCCGTCCCCTCGGCGGTGTGGTGTggagaggccggcggcgccgtgaaTCCGGGTGAGACCTGTCGCCTGAGCTGAGGGTGAGCTCGGTGTGTTGTCGGGGGCGATGAGGATCATGGTGCGCACGCTGCGCGGGGACTGGGTGGCGCTCGACGTGGACGGCGccacgacgacggtggcgcagGTCAAGGGCATGGTCATGGCCCGGGAGCGCATCGCGGTGGCCATGCAGCGGCTGTTCTTCGCTGGCCGGTGCCTCGACGACGACCACAGCACGCTCGCGGACTACGGCGTTCGGCACGATTCCGTCGTCTTCCTCAgcctccgcctcgccaccgaCGCCTATCAGTACGTGCAAATTTCACGACGAACTATTATGAATTTTTCGACAAACTGATAGATCGATCTATAGCAGGAAGGAGATGTGGTTGATGCAGCCGGAGACAACGACGACGAAGAAAGAAATGCATCAGCAGCAGTTGTTGCATGTCCATGTTGCCGCAGCCGACGAGGAGAAGGTAATCAAGAGGAAGCCGGTGTCGCGGCGCGCGCTCCGCAAGATCCTGTCACGGCTGCGGGTTGACGCGTGGACGAGCCAGCACGACGCCGGGAGGGCGCCGGCAGTGGCGAGATGGCCGACGGGGACTCATGACGCCGGCgtgggggagagaaagagagaaggaagagagagggaggagacgtgtgggtcccacatgtatgtttttaattttaatgccacctaagcgccaatCAACGGTAGACAAGGTCACCACTGCCATGTAGGCGTCATATCAGtgaaaccgtcctccaaaaccactgaggaagtcaaattgcaccagttttaagagtttaggggtcgagatatctagtttagtggtttagggtcacggattagatttcgatcacttttgagggtcacaaagtaaacttattcccgTCAACAACAATGTTAGGGAACCGCCAGCCCACGAAAGCCCGGCCTAATTACTCACTAATTGGACCCATCACTAAGAGCATCTCTAACAGCTTCTCCATCCCactctccaagttaaattttagcaattttgcACAAAAAATCCACTCCAACAGAATGGCTATCCCACTAGCCAAAATATAGCAATGGTCAAAGATGGGCTCAAGATAGCCAAATATGGCCAGCCGTCAGCCACCCTCAGCCACTGGCCATCCGTGGGCTCCACCATCTTTTTCCCCTCAATCCCCACCATCTCTACCATCCCCTGCTCTGCCTgtgccctccctccctctgCATACTGCGCGGCTAA
Proteins encoded in this window:
- the LOC127762358 gene encoding uncharacterized protein LOC127762358 isoform X2, coding for MRIMVRTLRGDWVALDVDGATTTVAQVKGMVMARERIAVAMQRLFFAGRCLDDDHSTLADYGVRHDSVVFLSLRLATDAYQKEMWLMQPETTTTKKEMHQQQLLHVHVAAADEEKVIKRKPVSRRALRKILSRLRVDAWTSQHDAGRAPAVARWPTGTHDAGVGERKREGREREETCGSHMYVFNFNAT
- the LOC127762358 gene encoding uncharacterized protein LOC127762358 isoform X1, which produces MRIMVRTLRGDWVALDVDGATTTVAQVKGMVMARERIAVAMQRLFFAGRCLDDDHSTLADYGVRHDSVVFLSLRLATDAYHRKEMWLMQPETTTTKKEMHQQQLLHVHVAAADEEKVIKRKPVSRRALRKILSRLRVDAWTSQHDAGRAPAVARWPTGTHDAGVGERKREGREREETCGSHMYVFNFNAT